The following coding sequences are from one Thermostaphylospora chromogena window:
- a CDS encoding transglycosylase domain-containing protein: protein MTFRSTPDGVSRDGGPPAPRRALIRACAGLTTAGALCGVLGAALVLPPIAAAGLTAKRAGDYFTPLPAPPREEPLAQHTRLLDRHGNQFAQFYFRNRTSVPLAKVAPVMRQAIVAIEDARFYEHAGLDVKGTLRALLANVVSGRIRQGGSSLSQQLVKNILVEGAESETERDRARAPSLQRKLEELRLALAVERKYTKNEILERYLNIVYFGAGAYGVEAAARRFFSTSARKLTLNQAATLAGAVRMPYSTDPALGPKHRKRLRERRDLVLDRMVQIGAISAARAAREKRAPLGIRLRPEPGGCYESKAPFFCLYVQKELLTNPAFGATPEERARRLQRGGLVLRTTLDPVAQQAAERAIAARVHPDDPQVAAEAMVEPGTGRIRAMAASKGYGRNPGNKKYGPRTTYNLVADAAHGGGAGFQAGSTFKVFTLAAALRKGWRFDQGFMTPGSFVPASGYRDCRGRKVNAPTTTIRNAGGEGKGGPYSISTGTWQSVNIFFMMLERKVGLCEVVKTARKLGIKRADGTPLREVPTFTLGANEMDPVTVAGAFAAFAARGRYCRPVAITEIVDADGRRTRIPPDCSRALERDVADAVNHVLQGVFSKGTMRGQGIGRPAAGKTGTNNGYTSAWFAGYTPDLAAAVSVGDIRGAYRHPLRGVTIGGRYYGSVQGASLPGPIWVDSMRAALRDTPVSRFHRPNMARFGGGYTPGLKDEEDDDRRDVRAGERRPHRHRPLFERLLDRALRTIR from the coding sequence GTGACATTCCGCAGCACCCCGGACGGTGTGTCCCGCGACGGCGGACCGCCCGCACCACGCCGCGCTCTCATCCGCGCCTGCGCCGGTCTCACCACGGCCGGTGCACTGTGCGGGGTACTGGGCGCGGCGCTCGTGCTCCCGCCGATCGCGGCCGCCGGGCTGACCGCCAAACGGGCGGGCGACTACTTCACCCCCCTGCCCGCCCCGCCCCGCGAGGAGCCGCTCGCCCAGCACACCCGTCTGCTGGACCGGCACGGCAACCAGTTCGCCCAGTTCTACTTCCGCAACCGCACCTCGGTGCCGCTGGCGAAGGTGGCACCGGTGATGCGCCAGGCGATCGTGGCGATCGAAGACGCCCGGTTCTACGAGCACGCCGGCCTGGACGTGAAGGGCACCCTCCGCGCGCTGCTCGCCAACGTCGTCTCGGGGCGCATCCGGCAGGGCGGCTCCTCCCTCAGCCAGCAGCTGGTGAAGAACATCCTGGTGGAGGGCGCCGAGTCGGAGACCGAGCGCGACCGCGCCCGCGCCCCCAGCCTGCAGCGCAAGCTGGAGGAGCTGCGCCTGGCGCTGGCCGTGGAACGCAAGTACACCAAGAACGAGATCCTGGAGCGCTACCTCAACATCGTCTACTTCGGCGCGGGCGCGTACGGCGTGGAGGCGGCCGCCCGGCGGTTCTTCTCCACCTCGGCGCGGAAGCTCACCCTCAACCAGGCCGCCACGCTCGCCGGGGCGGTGCGCATGCCGTACTCGACCGACCCCGCGCTCGGCCCGAAGCACAGAAAGCGGCTGCGGGAACGGCGCGACCTGGTACTCGATCGCATGGTGCAGATCGGCGCCATCTCGGCGGCGCGGGCGGCCCGGGAGAAGCGGGCACCGCTGGGGATAAGGCTGCGGCCGGAGCCGGGTGGCTGCTACGAGAGCAAGGCGCCGTTCTTCTGCCTGTACGTGCAGAAGGAACTGCTGACCAACCCGGCCTTCGGGGCCACCCCCGAGGAGCGGGCGCGGCGGCTGCAGCGCGGCGGACTGGTGCTGCGCACCACCCTCGACCCGGTGGCGCAGCAGGCCGCGGAGCGGGCGATCGCCGCCCGCGTGCATCCCGATGACCCGCAGGTCGCCGCGGAGGCGATGGTCGAGCCGGGCACGGGGCGGATCCGGGCGATGGCGGCCAGCAAGGGCTACGGGCGCAACCCCGGCAACAAGAAGTACGGCCCGCGCACCACCTACAACCTCGTCGCCGACGCCGCGCACGGCGGAGGGGCGGGCTTCCAGGCGGGCTCGACGTTCAAGGTGTTCACCCTGGCCGCCGCGTTGCGGAAGGGGTGGCGGTTCGACCAGGGCTTCATGACGCCGGGCAGCTTCGTCCCCGCCTCGGGCTACCGCGACTGCCGGGGACGGAAGGTCAACGCGCCGACCACCACCATCCGCAACGCGGGCGGCGAGGGCAAGGGCGGCCCGTACAGCATCTCCACCGGCACGTGGCAGTCGGTGAACATCTTCTTCATGATGCTGGAGCGCAAGGTCGGCCTGTGCGAGGTGGTCAAGACCGCGCGCAAGCTCGGCATCAAGCGCGCCGACGGCACGCCGCTGCGAGAGGTGCCGACCTTCACCCTCGGCGCCAACGAGATGGATCCGGTGACGGTGGCGGGCGCGTTCGCCGCGTTCGCCGCCCGCGGGAGGTACTGCAGGCCGGTCGCGATCACAGAGATCGTCGACGCGGACGGCAGGCGCACGCGTATTCCGCCGGACTGCTCCCGAGCCCTGGAGCGGGACGTCGCCGACGCGGTCAACCACGTGCTCCAGGGCGTGTTCAGCAAGGGGACGATGCGCGGGCAGGGCATCGGCCGGCCCGCGGCGGGCAAGACGGGCACCAACAACGGCTACACCTCGGCGTGGTTCGCCGGTTACACGCCCGACCTCGCCGCCGCGGTCAGCGTGGGCGACATCCGGGGGGCCTACCGCCATCCGCTGCGCGGCGTGACGATCGGCGGGCGGTACTACGGCTCGGTGCAGGGCGCCTCGCTCCCGGGGCCGATCTGGGTGGACTCGATGCGCGCCGCGCTGCGCGACACGCCGGTGTCGCGGTTCCACCGTCCGAACATGGCGCGCTTCGGCGGCGGGTACACGCCCGGTCTGAAGGACGAGGAGGACGACGACCGCCGCGACGTCCGCGCCGGCGAGCGCCGCCCCCACCGTCACCGTCCGCTGTTCGAGCGGCTCCTCGACCGCGCCCTGCGCACGATCCGCTGA
- the murA gene encoding UDP-N-acetylglucosamine 1-carboxyvinyltransferase, which yields MKEEEVWIIEPSGPLRGDVEVRGSKNGVSKHMVAAMLGTGESTIQNAPEVGEVEITAAMLRALGIDVEISQREITIARGPVINPQVPSAFTGLNRIPILMLGPLLHLANEAYVPLVGGDPIGRRPVNFHVDALRAMGAEVEVGEAGISAKVAKRLHGARIELPYPSVGATETVLLSAVLAEGKTVLKGAAMEPEVVELALFLQRMGARIELSPDRRIVIEGVDSLRGASTWLVGDRIEAFSYLVGGLITGGQVRVHGCPQDRLVTAITTLARMGAQVDITDDWLSASAPNGLRGAAVQTDTHPGFMTDWQTPLMVLFTQSSGMSVLHETVFENRLVYVPALQKMGCEIEVFDVCLGGPACRFHDTNAKHSAVVRGVSKLRGADVRLPDIRAGFSAVLAAAAAEGTSTLRGVHHIERGYHRPFEQFASLGLKIRREMAPIK from the coding sequence GTGAAAGAAGAAGAGGTCTGGATTATCGAGCCTTCGGGACCCCTGCGTGGTGACGTCGAGGTCCGCGGATCGAAGAACGGCGTCTCCAAGCACATGGTGGCGGCCATGCTGGGCACGGGCGAGAGCACGATCCAGAACGCCCCCGAGGTCGGCGAGGTCGAGATCACCGCGGCGATGCTGCGTGCGCTGGGCATCGACGTGGAGATCAGCCAACGGGAGATCACGATCGCCCGCGGTCCGGTGATCAACCCTCAGGTGCCCTCGGCGTTCACCGGTCTCAACCGCATTCCCATCCTCATGCTCGGCCCGCTGCTCCACCTGGCCAACGAGGCGTACGTCCCTCTGGTGGGCGGCGACCCGATCGGACGGCGTCCGGTCAACTTCCACGTCGACGCGCTGCGCGCGATGGGCGCCGAGGTCGAGGTGGGCGAGGCGGGCATCTCCGCCAAGGTGGCCAAACGGCTGCACGGCGCCCGGATCGAGCTGCCCTACCCGAGCGTCGGCGCCACCGAGACGGTTCTGCTGTCGGCGGTGCTCGCCGAGGGCAAGACCGTGCTCAAGGGCGCGGCGATGGAACCCGAGGTGGTCGAGCTGGCGCTGTTCCTGCAGCGGATGGGCGCGCGCATCGAGCTCAGCCCCGACCGCCGCATCGTGATCGAGGGCGTCGACTCCCTCCGCGGCGCCTCCACCTGGCTGGTCGGCGACCGCATCGAGGCGTTCTCCTACCTCGTCGGAGGTCTGATCACCGGCGGGCAGGTACGGGTGCACGGCTGCCCGCAGGACCGCCTGGTGACCGCGATCACCACGCTGGCCAGGATGGGCGCCCAGGTGGACATCACCGACGACTGGCTGTCGGCGTCCGCGCCCAACGGGCTGCGCGGCGCGGCCGTGCAGACCGACACCCACCCGGGCTTCATGACCGACTGGCAGACGCCGCTGATGGTGCTGTTCACGCAGAGCTCGGGCATGTCCGTGCTGCACGAGACGGTGTTCGAGAACCGCCTGGTCTACGTGCCCGCGCTGCAGAAGATGGGGTGCGAGATCGAGGTCTTCGACGTGTGCCTGGGCGGTCCGGCCTGCCGCTTCCACGACACCAACGCCAAGCACTCCGCGGTCGTGCGCGGGGTGTCGAAGCTGCGCGGGGCCGATGTACGGCTGCCCGACATCCGGGCCGGCTTCTCGGCGGTGCTGGCCGCCGCCGCGGCGGAGGGCACCTCTACCCTGCGCGGTGTGCATCACATCGAGCGCGGCTACCACCGCCCGTTCGAGCAGTTCGCGTCGCTGGGGCTGAAAATCCGTAGAGAGATGGCACCGATCAAGTAA
- a CDS encoding amidase translates to MSELGGEMSGLCDKAAWELAELLRKGEISAVEVVQAHLRRIEAVNGQVNAIVTLTAERALDEARAADADFAAGRVRGPLHGLPVAHKDLTDTAGIRTTYGSRLYAEHVPREDALIVRRMRAAGAITLGKTNTPEFGTGSHTVNEVFGATRNPYDLSKSAGGSSGGAAAALATGMVPLADGTDMGGSLRNPASFCNVAGLRPTPGWVPVPSPVAAWYTLGVSGPMARGARDLALLMSVIAGHDPAVPLTVACDGGVFARAAEAMAAGDTDLAGLRVAWSPDLGGLPVDPDTAAVTATAPGVFERLGARVEPVELDLSDAEDAFRIYRAWYYALCYGDLPQEELAENVRWNVAAGRRLTGEDLARAERLRSGLFARMHRFWREYDVLIAPVSQVPPFPVEQRYVESIAGEPMPDYLAWMRSAYWISVLHAPAASVPCGFTASGLPVGVQIVGRPYADAEVLRVAAAFETATGYGARRPAIVTG, encoded by the coding sequence GTGAGTGAGTTGGGGGGAGAAATGAGCGGGTTGTGCGACAAGGCCGCCTGGGAGCTGGCCGAGCTGCTGCGCAAGGGCGAGATCAGCGCGGTCGAGGTGGTCCAGGCGCACCTGCGGCGCATCGAGGCGGTCAACGGGCAGGTCAACGCGATCGTCACCCTCACGGCGGAGCGGGCGCTGGACGAGGCGCGGGCCGCCGACGCCGACTTCGCCGCCGGGCGGGTGCGCGGCCCGCTGCACGGCCTCCCGGTCGCGCACAAGGACCTGACGGACACCGCGGGCATCCGCACCACGTACGGCTCCCGCCTGTACGCCGAGCACGTGCCGCGCGAGGACGCCCTCATCGTGCGGCGCATGCGCGCCGCGGGCGCGATCACCCTGGGCAAGACGAACACGCCGGAGTTCGGCACCGGTTCCCACACCGTCAACGAGGTGTTCGGCGCCACCCGCAACCCTTACGACCTGTCCAAGAGCGCGGGCGGCAGCAGCGGCGGCGCCGCCGCGGCGCTCGCCACGGGCATGGTGCCGCTGGCCGACGGCACCGACATGGGCGGCTCACTGCGCAACCCCGCCTCGTTCTGCAACGTGGCCGGGCTGCGCCCCACCCCCGGGTGGGTGCCCGTGCCCAGCCCGGTCGCCGCCTGGTACACCCTGGGCGTGTCCGGCCCGATGGCGCGCGGGGCGCGGGACCTCGCGCTGCTGATGAGCGTGATCGCCGGGCACGATCCCGCCGTCCCGCTGACCGTGGCGTGCGACGGCGGCGTCTTCGCCCGGGCCGCGGAGGCGATGGCGGCGGGAGACACCGACCTGGCGGGGCTGCGCGTGGCGTGGAGTCCCGACCTGGGCGGGCTGCCGGTCGACCCGGACACCGCCGCGGTGACCGCGACCGCGCCGGGCGTCTTCGAACGGCTGGGCGCGCGGGTGGAGCCGGTGGAGCTGGACCTGTCCGACGCCGAGGACGCCTTCCGGATCTACCGGGCGTGGTATTACGCGCTGTGCTACGGCGACCTGCCGCAGGAGGAGCTGGCGGAGAACGTACGGTGGAACGTCGCGGCGGGACGGCGGCTCACCGGTGAGGACCTTGCCCGGGCCGAGCGCCTGCGCAGCGGCCTGTTCGCGCGGATGCACCGCTTCTGGCGGGAGTACGACGTGCTCATCGCACCGGTGAGCCAGGTGCCGCCGTTCCCGGTCGAGCAGCGGTACGTCGAGTCGATCGCGGGCGAGCCGATGCCCGACTACCTCGCCTGGATGCGCTCGGCCTACTGGATCAGCGTGCTGCACGCGCCCGCGGCGTCGGTGCCGTGCGGGTTCACCGCCTCCGGGCTGCCGGTGGGGGTGCAGATCGTCGGCCGGCCGTACGCGGACGCGGAGGTGCTGCGGGTGGCCGCGGCCTTCGAGACCGCCACCGGGTACGGCGCGCGCAGGCCCGCGATCGTCACCGGCTGA
- the ybaK gene encoding Cys-tRNA(Pro) deacylase, translating to MAKAKRKGGQGTPATVELTRAGVDFTLHPYEHDPNSQAYGEEAADALGVPYERIFKTLVAEVDTGLAVAVVPVAAKLNLKAFAAALGGKRAALADAAKVERVTGYVVGGISPLGQRKPLPTVVDDSALNFPTIYFSAGRRGLQIETAPANLITLTRAVTAPIARTG from the coding sequence GTGGCCAAGGCGAAGCGCAAAGGGGGCCAGGGCACCCCGGCGACGGTGGAGCTGACCCGGGCCGGGGTCGACTTCACCCTGCACCCCTATGAGCACGATCCGAACTCCCAGGCGTACGGCGAGGAGGCCGCCGACGCGCTGGGCGTGCCGTACGAGCGGATCTTCAAGACGCTGGTGGCCGAGGTCGACACCGGCCTGGCCGTGGCGGTGGTCCCGGTGGCGGCGAAGCTGAACCTCAAGGCGTTCGCCGCCGCGCTGGGCGGCAAACGCGCCGCGCTGGCCGACGCCGCCAAGGTGGAGCGGGTCACCGGCTACGTCGTCGGCGGCATCAGCCCGCTGGGCCAGCGCAAGCCGCTCCCCACGGTGGTGGACGACTCGGCGCTGAACTTCCCGACGATCTACTTCTCCGCGGGCCGGCGGGGCCTGCAGATCGAGACCGCCCCCGCCAACCTCATCACGCTCACCCGCGCGGTCACCGCTCCCATCGCCCGGACCGGCTAG
- the hisD gene encoding histidinol dehydrogenase, with the protein MISRIDLRQGLPSDLRAVLPRAALDVETALEAVRPICEDVRHRGVAALRELTARFDGVEIESTRVPREAVDRALDELDPAVRAALEESIRRARLVHREQRRPDVTTRVVPGGTVTERWVPVSRVGLYVPGGRAVYPSSVVMNVVPAQEAGVGSLAVTSPAQAEFGGLPHPAILAACGLLGVDEVYAVGGAQAVAMFAYGTEECAPAAMVTGPGNVYVAAAKRLLKGIIGIDAEAGPTEIAIIADRTADPVHVAADLISQAEHDVVAAAVLVTDSLELAEAVEKELPGQVNATRHAARITEALSGEQSGIVLVSDLDDAIEVANAYAAEHLEIQTAEPHRVAARIRNAGAIFIGPYSPVSLGDYLAGSNHVLPTGGCACHSSGLSVQTFLRGIHVVDYSREALAEAARHVCVLADAEDLPAHGAAIRARFDWKIPS; encoded by the coding sequence GTGATATCCCGGATCGATCTGCGCCAGGGTCTGCCTTCGGACCTGCGCGCCGTGCTGCCCCGTGCCGCTCTGGACGTGGAGACCGCCCTGGAGGCGGTCCGGCCCATCTGCGAGGACGTGCGCCATCGCGGTGTGGCCGCGCTACGGGAGCTGACCGCGCGCTTCGACGGCGTGGAGATCGAATCCACGCGGGTGCCCCGGGAGGCCGTCGACCGGGCCCTCGACGAGCTCGACCCCGCCGTGCGCGCGGCGCTGGAGGAGTCGATCCGCAGGGCGAGGCTCGTGCACCGCGAGCAGCGCCGTCCGGACGTCACCACCCGGGTCGTCCCCGGCGGCACGGTGACCGAGCGGTGGGTTCCGGTGAGCAGGGTCGGCCTCTACGTCCCCGGCGGCAGGGCCGTGTACCCCTCCAGCGTGGTCATGAACGTCGTGCCCGCCCAGGAGGCCGGGGTCGGCTCCCTGGCCGTGACCAGCCCGGCCCAGGCCGAGTTCGGCGGCCTGCCCCACCCGGCGATCCTGGCCGCGTGCGGGCTGCTCGGCGTCGATGAGGTCTACGCGGTGGGCGGCGCCCAGGCCGTGGCGATGTTCGCCTACGGCACCGAGGAGTGCGCTCCCGCCGCCATGGTCACCGGCCCGGGCAACGTCTACGTCGCGGCGGCCAAGCGGCTGCTCAAGGGGATCATCGGCATCGACGCCGAGGCCGGCCCCACGGAGATCGCGATCATCGCCGACCGCACCGCCGATCCGGTGCACGTCGCCGCCGACCTGATCAGCCAGGCCGAGCACGACGTCGTCGCCGCGGCCGTGCTGGTGACCGACTCGCTCGAGCTGGCCGAGGCGGTGGAGAAGGAACTGCCCGGCCAGGTCAACGCCACCCGCCACGCCGCGCGCATCACCGAGGCCCTGTCGGGCGAGCAGTCCGGCATCGTGCTGGTCTCCGACCTCGACGACGCGATCGAGGTCGCCAACGCCTACGCCGCCGAGCATCTGGAGATCCAGACGGCCGAGCCGCACCGCGTGGCCGCCAGGATCCGCAACGCCGGGGCGATCTTCATCGGCCCCTACTCGCCGGTCTCGCTGGGCGACTACCTGGCCGGCTCCAACCACGTGCTGCCCACCGGCGGCTGCGCCTGCCACTCCTCGGGCCTGTCGGTCCAGACGTTCCTGCGCGGCATCCACGTCGTGGACTACTCGCGCGAGGCGCTGGCCGAGGCGGCCCGGCACGTGTGTGTGCTCGCCGACGCCGAGGACCTCCCGGCGCACGGCGCCGCCATCCGTGCCCGGTTCGACTGGAAGATCCCTTCATGA
- a CDS encoding histidinol-phosphate transaminase, with translation MTASDAFSLADLPIRSDLRGREPYGAPQIDVPVRLNTNENPYGPSPSLVEDLARVVRENAAGLNRYPDRDAMALRADLAAYLGHGLTAEQVWAANGSNEVIQQILQAFGGPGRCALGFEPSYSMHPILATGAATEWIAGAREEDFGIDPAKAVAAIEEHRPDVVFLTSPNNPTGTALAPETIAAIVAAAPGMVVVDEAYFEFARTGTPSALTLLPDHPRLIVTRTMSKAFAMAGTRLGYLAAHPAVIEALLLVRLPYHLSTLTQAVARTALAHRQELLGTVDRLRAERDATVDWLRGRGLKVADSDANFVLFGHFPNRRAVWEGLLERGVLIREVGPPGWLRVSIGTPEEMAAFKAALEEVL, from the coding sequence ATGACCGCATCCGACGCTTTCTCGCTCGCCGACCTGCCGATCCGCAGCGACCTGCGCGGGCGCGAGCCGTACGGCGCACCGCAGATCGACGTGCCGGTGCGGCTGAACACCAACGAGAACCCCTACGGGCCCTCGCCCTCCCTGGTGGAGGACCTCGCCCGGGTCGTGCGGGAGAACGCGGCCGGCCTCAACCGCTATCCCGACCGCGACGCCATGGCGCTCCGCGCCGACCTCGCCGCCTACCTCGGCCATGGACTGACCGCCGAGCAGGTGTGGGCCGCCAACGGCTCCAACGAGGTGATCCAGCAGATCCTTCAGGCGTTCGGCGGGCCGGGCCGCTGCGCGCTCGGCTTCGAGCCGTCCTACTCCATGCACCCGATCCTCGCCACGGGCGCGGCGACGGAGTGGATCGCCGGGGCGCGGGAGGAGGACTTCGGCATCGACCCCGCCAAGGCGGTGGCCGCCATCGAGGAGCACCGGCCCGACGTCGTGTTCCTCACCTCGCCGAACAACCCCACGGGGACGGCGCTGGCCCCCGAGACGATCGCCGCCATCGTGGCCGCGGCGCCGGGTATGGTCGTGGTGGACGAGGCGTACTTCGAGTTCGCCCGCACCGGCACCCCGTCGGCGCTGACGCTGCTGCCTGATCATCCACGGCTCATCGTGACCCGTACGATGTCCAAGGCGTTCGCGATGGCGGGCACCCGCCTGGGCTACCTCGCCGCCCACCCGGCGGTGATCGAGGCGCTGCTGCTGGTCCGCCTGCCGTACCACCTGTCCACGCTGACGCAGGCGGTGGCCCGGACGGCGCTGGCGCACCGCCAGGAGCTGCTCGGTACGGTGGACAGGCTGCGCGCCGAACGCGACGCGACCGTCGACTGGCTGCGGGGCAGGGGACTGAAGGTCGCCGACTCCGACGCAAATTTTGTCCTTTTTGGGCATTTTCCTAATCGTCGTGCGGTATGGGAGGGCCTGCTGGAGCGCGGCGTGCTGATCCGCGAGGTCGGCCCGCCCGGATGGC